The Mugil cephalus isolate CIBA_MC_2020 chromosome 8, CIBA_Mcephalus_1.1, whole genome shotgun sequence genome segment aaaaaaattacaaagaTACATTACCATTACAGGCCCCGAACATTAACATTAAGCCCACACCTGAAAGCCTTAAGAGCCACACAGTTACATCCAGATAATGTCGAAGACGTACCAGACTGTCCAGTCCTCCTCCGAGAAGGTCCATCGCTCCCAGCTGCATGCCTGAGGAGGCTGGTGGTGGAGGTCCAGTGGTGGCGGGAGGCGTCAGGTCGAGGTTGAGAAGATCTCCCAGGAGATCTCCCTGGGACGGGATGACAGCGGGGGGTGCATCCgtgactgcagcagcagaacctGCGTCTGGGCTCTCGACACTCTCACCACTGATGGAAATAAATAGAGAAGCAGACAAAAGAGAGGAACATCAGTTTGAGTTATGCATTTCATGAATTTACATTTACttgttaattattttcaaaCTAGACAATCCTGTAGATTAATGAAATCCCAATTCGTCTTAACGGGGACAAGGGGAGTCCAATAGAAACGCTTTGCACGATTCACTGTTGAAACAAATCCCTTTTTTATCTCACACTCCTTGTTATACAGCAGCTCAGTTCACCTTCTGCCTGAAAATGATCCAACATTAGCTCCCTAAACGCTCACTTTTCCTCTGATTGGCAGGCTTTGCAGAAGCCTTCGCTTGTGAGCACCATCTCATCCTCCTGCTGTTCCTCGAGGTTCCCAAAACAAATggtaaaattataaaataacacacactgactttcCGAAACATTAGATACACTAGTGGAAACAAATCCATTCCACTACACCAGCCCCGCTCTAAAGCTTAGCTTCATGTCTGTTATGATATTTAGCTCATGTTGAAACAACATAAGATAGGTAGTGATTCAATTGTATGATCATTGGGAGGAAGCGGTTTGTGGACCTGTcgaactgaattaaacacaaaattgttttttgttatgGGGCCTTGCCCCTGACTAAAACAGGGTTgtcaaaacaatagaaacatatgtacaacacaatgcaatttAATAGATAAACCTCAGACTCAGAATGAACAGGTcagtcagttattttaaacaaacgctGATTATCATAACCTtaatgaagctaagatttaacgcaggactgttacattagaacgcatttgttttcactacagTAACAAATAACCTGGCAAATGAGTGGATAGCACAAACAGTACCGTTTCTGTAGCTTAAAAGCATGTAATGCCcatcaaataaacagtttcGTGGGTATGAGTACACGCGTTTTCCTAGAATAACTCTGATTGATTTTGTGTGCGacggctgggataggctccagcaacccacGCGACCCTAgcgaggataagcggtagtagaagatgagatgagattttttttgagCATGGTCTGCCTGAAGCTTCAGACTGTTTAAAGAAATCTGCGATAAGCTGAGGTCAGCTcgaaacaaaaatagaaaacaaagtTGGAAACGTGCGCTCTGAAACCTGAAATTCCAGATGGCGTGTTGTACGTTTACATCAGTGAATGTCAGCGTTTGAATATATACAAGatattaaataagaaaaaaaatcactaagGTTCCCTTTCTACTGCTGATACAACTTATCTGTTCAAAAGCAAAATAGGGAACTGGACGCGATAATTTGTATCtgaagagaggaaggaacaaGAAACAGCTGCACAGCTTGATACTGCTGGAAAGCACCACTCAGCAGAtttgaaggaaaacagaaaagcagaacCGGGGGGATCCGCTTAACTACACAAACCCTTTTTGCCGTCAGTGTTAAGAAACAAAGTGCGTGACTCACGATCCGGAACTGCCGGGGAGCCTCTTGTGCTGAACGCCGCGGCTGCCCTCAACGAAGGCGCTGGGGGGCTTGTGGTACACCGAGGCCAGAGTACCAATGTGGCAGATAAGCTCCTCCAGCAGCGTGGGCTCAATCAGATCCGTCTCCTCGGAGATGAGGGGCTTTTCGGCCAGGACGACCTCCTTAGCAGCCACAGGGTCTGTGGAGAGCAGGCGCCAGTAGATGTAGCCTCTGTCCCTAAGGTCTGGGTTATCGGAGTCCTGGAGAAAGGAATGAGGCACAACGATTACTATTTATGGAGTTagtttaataaatatttaatgttagACTCTCTTCTGTCTTAGGCCTGATATGAAAGACTTAGTTGAGATTCAAACGTATCAAAAAAACCTACTTATCCTGAGGCCAGTGCGAAGATGTGTGTATAATGTATGAAGCAACTCAACACTGTGCATTTGTATGAGTGTGGAAAACATTCTCAgtgatgtttcctgttttaaggCTCTTTTAAGCAGAGGGACATTTTCACTCCATGACCTTTCCCCTGCAGACACAACATATATCTACACAAACTAGCGTAATACCTTACATAAGGCCTGGAATGGGCTCCATCGTTGTGAAACTTACAACGGACTGCTTTGGCTGAAATTGTGTCAGAGAGCCTCTGTCTCAACTATCTAACCAGATTTAAGTCCATAGCTGTCAGAGCAATTGTATTAGACTGCATCACAATGaggtgtttttgtatttttttccatcttcatttacataaatgaataaaaagcagTGTTTGCTTGAAGGCTTAAATATGCTGGTGTTTTTATCCGTATATGCAGTACAATGTGCAGACAAGATACGGTTTAATCGGTCCTCGTCAGGCGATATATAATAACACTATAATTATGTGCGGATCTCAATTTTGACAATAAGAGAATTGGCTGGAATGAtgtaattttattaaataatatagCACTAGACTGTTTGCACAAAGCATTAAACCCACTGCAGGTGTTATTAAGGGATTCGTCGGGGGATTTGGAAAAAGCTTCAAATATGGAAAGAACCATCTGACAAACTAAAAGGACAAAGATGCGGGTGGAGGGTTCAGACAAGCAGAGAGCACAGGGAGGACTGTCAAATATCTGATGACAGAGAAGGTGGCAGGAAAatagaatatacagtataagccaaactgtttttcttttttctttttcggttGTTCTCACCTGCGTGGCTAGGCTTAGCACCTGCTGTACCAGCTCCTGGGTCTCTGTAGGCTTTTTCAGGAACAGCTTGACAATCGCAGTCAGTAGTTGCAACTGCACCTGGAGGTCAAAGAGAGTATGTTACCACTCATACACTGTTTTAAAAATTCAATTAGCATTATACAGTTGGGCCAGAACTTAATACTGCAGCTTAATTAACTTATCTTTCAGCGCAGCTCTGCACTGAACCATAATtaacacaaagcaaataaacaagGTTTAAACTCATTTTGGTTTTCTGTGGGAATCAAACCCTGCTAAATATTTACAGTCATATTTGCTGTTAACAAACAACACAGAAGGGATGATTTTTATGCATAAAACTTATCTTTTTATAAAACTCACTTAATGTACTAAGAAAAGCCTCTTTAGGCTCAGTCAATTACTTAGCGGAAGACATTTAACCAAGCAAAGCAAATGTTTCTGGAAACAGGCCCCTGAGTGATTCAGGAATCACAGCGTCTTCCCATTAACCATCGTTAGTGACagtgaagggagaaaaaaaagtttctctctTGCACCTCAATTTGTCAGGTGAATAAAACCTGTTCTGTAACTCCTTTCTCTGTGCTCCACAGCAGCTGAACAATGGTTTGAATTATTTCCTACTACAAACTGTGTTGCTTACTGCCAGCGCCGACAACAAATTATTCGTCTGGCTACCGGTGCATATTGACTTTTTCCAAACAAAAATCTCCCCCACATACCTGAGTGCTTTCGTCGTGGAAACCCTCCAAAAAGCTCTCCAGCAGCTCGTCAGCATTGTCGATGCGCTCGGCGTACTCTCCCACGATCCAGATCATGGCAGCGCGTGCCTCCGGCTCATCCAGGGAGTCCAGGTTTTCACACAGAGTGGCAATCACACTCTCGTACCTGGTAAAGGCACAAAATATGACATGCActgaaattaataataaaaaaaaaaaacagacaaaaaaataaatcgcaTAATACAAATTACTGTAATTTACTGAATCTGAAATACAAGCCGACAGAAATCTGACCACGTCTGGCTTATAAAACAAGTTACTTTCACATTCAACAGAAGGAGAACAGTATTAGCATTCACTTCATGTCTCATGTTTTTGGCAGCCTGACAACTGCAAACTCATTATTTACTCTCCTTTTTCGTctggtttgttttctgcataAGATGCtcaaacatgttttctgttttctgcctgatcagaaaaaaaaaaaaaaaaagcttcataaCAACCTGTTCCAATTACTTAACCATGATATGCCAAGGCCAAATATGTCTAATTGACTGAAAAGGGACAAGTCTGACTGGGCAGTGACTCATACAGCTCAAGGAAACTGAGCAGGAAGTTTTGCAAAGCTGCTCCCTTGGAGGCTCATGACTCTAGGACGATGGGTTAGTGCTGTGTGGGAGAGGTTTTTGTCAAACACATGAATCAACTCTGTTGGATCCACAGGAGAACGCACGCTCCAGCCAAATCAGCCTGACCTTTGGGCAGCTGCAATCAAGGCAGGGTGTTCAGTGCTGTCCAACACAAGCAGCTTTTCTTATTGGAAGGATAGTTTatcagtttttttgtgtaacGAGCTTTCGCTTTACCCATTTAAAAatcaagagaaaataaatgatgtctGTTTGTGCATAATGTAATAGTGTAACTCCTTAATGTTAACGTTGCTTTCACGTCAAAGGTCATATAATGTAATTTAGCCGAACCTACTTGTTGGGGTACTTGCGGAAGATGTCCTTGATGACTACAATTGCCTCCTGCACCACATAATTGACCTTGGTCTGGATGAGGTCTAGCAGGGTGCTCACGCAGCGCTCTGCTGATTGCTAAtgaatgaaggagaagaaaagaacatgGTCATGCTTTTCGGACTAAAAACGTTCATGTACAAATGCTTTCGCCGAAAATAAAACCGTTGGTGACGTAGGCTTCGAATGCAAACGTAAACAGGAACAAACTTCTTATGAGCACACAGCAGTGTCATTGCGACAGAGCCACCTTGTGTTTGAAACGGTGCCTTACCGAGGGCTTATAATCGCCCGCAGTGTTGTGATCTGATTCAGTCCAAGTACGAGTAAATATGAGCAATCACATGCACTCGGTGGAACTTACTGTTGACCTACACTGCGGACAAGGATTTAACCAACAAACCTCTACGTGACCCTCTTACATCATCTCCACCCACCTCTACTTTGATGGCACAGCGGCCAATGGCTCTGACCGCTTTGCGCACAAAGTCCACGTCCACCTCGGTAGCATACTCCTTCAACTCAGCCAGCACCTGCAGCGAAAGCACACACAGCTGAGTCACTCGGGTGATCTTGTTAACAGCGTCTTTGCTTTCGTAAGAGCATCCTCTAAGATACTGATGCATTATAGATGCGGGGGCGTTACCTGGGCAATGTTGGCTTGGGATGCTAGGCGAATCATGATGTCCAGCTTCTCCAGTTTGACGTAGATCGGGTCGTTGTATTTGACAAAGAAAACCTTCATTTCGTGTTTCAAGATCTCCGGGCTAGAAAGCACATTGAAAAGGTTTGTAAGTGAGCAGAAAGCAACACTTGTTGTCCGCTTttacaaaagaataaatagTGGAAAACAGACCCTCTACTAAGGCTTACCGTCTCTGGACAATGAGGTTGATGTTTCTAAGTGCCACATACTGCAACTCGGGctcagcagagagcagagtgACCAGAGGAGGGGCAAGCTTCTTCAGCAGGGTGCCATAGTAGTCCAAGTCTTTGGGCAGCATCTCCATGAACTTCATTAAAACTTTAACTGCTGACAACACCACTGCAGAGTTGGCATGGGAAAGTCTTGGAGTGACACGCTCACAGATGCTAGGGGTCAGGGATGACattggaggagaaagagagggagagggagggagggggaggcaaaaacaacacacaaaaaaaaaaacagagtcaaTGGGGAATATGAATGAGTGACATGTGGGAGGGGAAAATGTTGCAGTGGCGCTTTCTCTTACCTTTGGGACTCGCGGTCATCACGAGGTGTGTAATTTGCAAGACAGTCAAGAATGAATATCTGCCCCCACTCTGTACACTCATTAAGAGCTGTCAGCAACTTGTTTATGGTCTGAGGGTTCAGGTCCAGGAGATTACTGTTGGGATGAGACTCTGCTATCTCAGACAGCGCTGCCACTGCATTTGCTACAACCTGAAATTGAAGACAGGAATACATGTAAAATGGTCAAAAATAACAGTGGACAGTCAGTATTAAGATACAAAAGAGAAGCCATAGTAATATAACCCGGACGTCATGTTAAACATTTGTGTGGCATACAAGGTCTTATCAGTAAAGACAGTTAGGGAGTGGGTCGTACCATGGGGTTGGAGTCAGAGATGAGATCTTTGAGGGTGTCCAGGAAACCCTGGTCCTCCACCAACTGGGCGTTGATGTCATGGAGCTTTGCTACACACACTGCGGCTGTCTTCCTCACATAGGGGTCTTCGTCCTTGAGACATTTCCTCAGCGGTTCACAGAGGTACTCCGTGATCTTGTCCACACGAATGCAGCCCATTGTGCGAACGGCGAGGGCGCGAATGAGAGGGTTGGGGTCTTCACAGTCCTGGATGGATGTCACAgatgattgatttaatttatttctacattatttGTTGGACAGAGACTTATATATGTTACTAAGAGTTGGTCCCAACATTAAGGGACTGTGTAGGGGCTTTAATAGCTCTTCACCAAAGATGTCATATGCAGAGGTTACTTGACCTGAAAAACTATGAATTGGTGGTTTCATACAAGTTTTACACATTAATAACTGAGATTCACCTTCACAAATGTGTTAACAGCCATAATAGCCATGTCTGGCTGACTTTTGGCGTAATTCATCAGGTAGAGGTAGACCAGCTTTTTCAGCTCCAGGTTGTCCGTCTGCATGCAGTTCACAACATCTGGAAACAGAGCGCTGTGGAAGGGACACGTTTTTATGTGACTACAGCCTCAAAGGAGAATTCGATGCATGTGAGTCCCATCTACGTGTTTGTGATATTACTTTAAGTGGCTCACCTGACATCCTTGCCCACTGTCATAGATGCAATGACTTTCTTTAcggcctccttcttcttctccttcttatCACTGTTCAGCTCTGCCTTGAGCTCAAAGATCTCCCCTGCACACAGAAAGGGAATCATTAAGTATGTAATACATTTGGTATATAGGGATTAAGAGAGTTGTATTGAGCAGCAGTAGCACATCACAATGTGCATACTGGATAATAATATACAGATGAGAAGACCTCTTGTTTTGATGTATTACATCAACACACTAACCTGAATTATCcaaagctaaaataaatgatggtaGTATTTTGCATTTCAGTAGCTAAAACTAATTCATAAAACTGCCCTGTAATAAATCTTCTCTTCATTATCACATTCACTTTTAGATGAAATACTACTACAGCAGTGGTGATGTTGAAT includes the following:
- the ap1b1 gene encoding AP-1 complex subunit beta-1 isoform X1 — protein: MQEWANQLCENRQFGSKMTDSKYFTTTKKGEIFELKAELNSDKKEKKKEAVKKVIASMTVGKDVSALFPDVVNCMQTDNLELKKLVYLYLMNYAKSQPDMAIMAVNTFVKDCEDPNPLIRALAVRTMGCIRVDKITEYLCEPLRKCLKDEDPYVRKTAAVCVAKLHDINAQLVEDQGFLDTLKDLISDSNPMVVANAVAALSEIAESHPNSNLLDLNPQTINKLLTALNECTEWGQIFILDCLANYTPRDDRESQSICERVTPRLSHANSAVVLSAVKVLMKFMEMLPKDLDYYGTLLKKLAPPLVTLLSAEPELQYVALRNINLIVQRRPEILKHEMKVFFVKYNDPIYVKLEKLDIMIRLASQANIAQVLAELKEYATEVDVDFVRKAVRAIGRCAIKVEQSAERCVSTLLDLIQTKVNYVVQEAIVVIKDIFRKYPNKYESVIATLCENLDSLDEPEARAAMIWIVGEYAERIDNADELLESFLEGFHDESTQVQLQLLTAIVKLFLKKPTETQELVQQVLSLATQDSDNPDLRDRGYIYWRLLSTDPVAAKEVVLAEKPLISEETDLIEPTLLEELICHIGTLASVYHKPPSAFVEGSRGVQHKRLPGSSGSGESVESPDAGSAAAVTDAPPAVIPSQGDLLGDLLNLDLTPPATTGPPPPASSGMQLGAMDLLGGGLDSLMGDESEPPPIPLRTDTPQSPQPLHQSPSPPDYSPTELGGDLGGSPAMGAGFGAPPPAAMPASFSAPVSGGLDDLFDLGGGVGMPTGAYSPPKAIWLPAMKAKGLEISGTFARRSGVIQMEMTLTNKAMSVMTDFAIQFNRNSFGLTPAGPLQVLTPLSPNQSIEVALPLNTVGPVMKMEPLNNLQVAVKNNIDVFYFSCQYPISMLFVEDGKMERQVFLATWKDIPNDNESQFQIKDCHLSSDAASNKLQGSSIFTIAKRTVDGQDMLYQSMKLTNGIWVLAELRVQAGNPNYTVSLKCRAPEVSQCVFQSYEAVLKN
- the ap1b1 gene encoding AP-1 complex subunit beta-1 isoform X4 encodes the protein MQEWANQLCENRQFGSKMTDSKYFTTTKKGEIFELKAELNSDKKEKKKEAVKKVIASMTVGKDVSALFPDVVNCMQTDNLELKKLVYLYLMNYAKSQPDMAIMAVNTFVKDCEDPNPLIRALAVRTMGCIRVDKITEYLCEPLRKCLKDEDPYVRKTAAVCVAKLHDINAQLVEDQGFLDTLKDLISDSNPMVVANAVAALSEIAESHPNSNLLDLNPQTINKLLTALNECTEWGQIFILDCLANYTPRDDRESQSICERVTPRLSHANSAVVLSAVKVLMKFMEMLPKDLDYYGTLLKKLAPPLVTLLSAEPELQYVALRNINLIVQRRPEILKHEMKVFFVKYNDPIYVKLEKLDIMIRLASQANIAQVLAELKEYATEVDVDFVRKAVRAIGRCAIKVEQSAERCVSTLLDLIQTKVNYVVQEAIVVIKDIFRKYPNKYESVIATLCENLDSLDEPEARAAMIWIVGEYAERIDNADELLESFLEGFHDESTQVQLQLLTAIVKLFLKKPTETQELVQQVLSLATQDSDNPDLRDRGYIYWRLLSTDPVAAKEVVLAEKPLISEETDLIEPTLLEELICHIGTLASVYHKPPSAFVEGSRGVQHKRLPGSSGSGESVESPDAGSAAAVTDAPPAVIPSQGDLLGDLLNLDLTPPATTGPPPPASSGMQLGAMDLLGGGLDSLLGGDLGGSPAMGAGFGAPPPAAMPASFSAPVSGGLDDLFDLGGGVGMPTGAYSPPKAIWLPAMKAKGLEISGTFARRSGVIQMEMTLTNKAMSVMTDFAIQFNRNSFGLTPAGPLQVLTPLSPNQSIEVALPLNTVGPVMKMEPLNNLQVAVKNNIDVFYFSCQYPISMLFVEDGKMERQVFLATWKDIPNDNESQFQIKDCHLSSDAASNKLQGSSIFTIAKRTVDGQDMLYQSMKLTNGIWVLAELRVQAGNPNYTVSLKCRAPEVSQCVFQSYEAVLKN
- the ap1b1 gene encoding AP-1 complex subunit beta-1 isoform X3; the encoded protein is MQEWANQLCENRQFGSKMTDSKYFTTTKKGEIFELKAELNSDKKEKKKEAVKKVIASMTVGKDVSALFPDVVNCMQTDNLELKKLVYLYLMNYAKSQPDMAIMAVNTFVKDCEDPNPLIRALAVRTMGCIRVDKITEYLCEPLRKCLKDEDPYVRKTAAVCVAKLHDINAQLVEDQGFLDTLKDLISDSNPMVVANAVAALSEIAESHPNSNLLDLNPQTINKLLTALNECTEWGQIFILDCLANYTPRDDRESQSICERVTPRLSHANSAVVLSAVKVLMKFMEMLPKDLDYYGTLLKKLAPPLVTLLSAEPELQYVALRNINLIVQRRPEILKHEMKVFFVKYNDPIYVKLEKLDIMIRLASQANIAQVLAELKEYATEVDVDFVRKAVRAIGRCAIKVEQSAERCVSTLLDLIQTKVNYVVQEAIVVIKDIFRKYPNKYESVIATLCENLDSLDEPEARAAMIWIVGEYAERIDNADELLESFLEGFHDESTQVQLQLLTAIVKLFLKKPTETQELVQQVLSLATQDSDNPDLRDRGYIYWRLLSTDPVAAKEVVLAEKPLISEETDLIEPTLLEELICHIGTLASVYHKPPSAFVEGSRGVQHKRLPGSSGSGESVESPDAGSAAAVTDAPPAVIPSQGDLLGDLLNLDLTPPATTGPPPPASSGMQLGAMDLLGGGLDSLMGDESEPLGGDLGGSPAMGAGFGAPPPAAMPASFSAPVSGGLDDLFDLGGGVGMPTGAYSPPKAIWLPAMKAKGLEISGTFARRSGVIQMEMTLTNKAMSVMTDFAIQFNRNSFGLTPAGPLQVLTPLSPNQSIEVALPLNTVGPVMKMEPLNNLQVAVKNNIDVFYFSCQYPISMLFVEDGKMERQVFLATWKDIPNDNESQFQIKDCHLSSDAASNKLQGSSIFTIAKRTVDGQDMLYQSMKLTNGIWVLAELRVQAGNPNYTVSLKCRAPEVSQCVFQSYEAVLKN
- the ap1b1 gene encoding AP-1 complex subunit beta-1 isoform X2, with the protein product MTDSKYFTTTKKGEIFELKAELNSDKKEKKKEAVKKVIASMTVGKDVSALFPDVVNCMQTDNLELKKLVYLYLMNYAKSQPDMAIMAVNTFVKDCEDPNPLIRALAVRTMGCIRVDKITEYLCEPLRKCLKDEDPYVRKTAAVCVAKLHDINAQLVEDQGFLDTLKDLISDSNPMVVANAVAALSEIAESHPNSNLLDLNPQTINKLLTALNECTEWGQIFILDCLANYTPRDDRESQSICERVTPRLSHANSAVVLSAVKVLMKFMEMLPKDLDYYGTLLKKLAPPLVTLLSAEPELQYVALRNINLIVQRRPEILKHEMKVFFVKYNDPIYVKLEKLDIMIRLASQANIAQVLAELKEYATEVDVDFVRKAVRAIGRCAIKVEQSAERCVSTLLDLIQTKVNYVVQEAIVVIKDIFRKYPNKYESVIATLCENLDSLDEPEARAAMIWIVGEYAERIDNADELLESFLEGFHDESTQVQLQLLTAIVKLFLKKPTETQELVQQVLSLATQDSDNPDLRDRGYIYWRLLSTDPVAAKEVVLAEKPLISEETDLIEPTLLEELICHIGTLASVYHKPPSAFVEGSRGVQHKRLPGSSGSGESVESPDAGSAAAVTDAPPAVIPSQGDLLGDLLNLDLTPPATTGPPPPASSGMQLGAMDLLGGGLDSLMGDESEPPPIPLRTDTPQSPQPLHQSPSPPDYSPTELGGDLGGSPAMGAGFGAPPPAAMPASFSAPVSGGLDDLFDLGGGVGMPTGAYSPPKAIWLPAMKAKGLEISGTFARRSGVIQMEMTLTNKAMSVMTDFAIQFNRNSFGLTPAGPLQVLTPLSPNQSIEVALPLNTVGPVMKMEPLNNLQVAVKNNIDVFYFSCQYPISMLFVEDGKMERQVFLATWKDIPNDNESQFQIKDCHLSSDAASNKLQGSSIFTIAKRTVDGQDMLYQSMKLTNGIWVLAELRVQAGNPNYTVSLKCRAPEVSQCVFQSYEAVLKN